A region of Pseudarthrobacter sp. NIBRBAC000502770 DNA encodes the following proteins:
- a CDS encoding iron ABC transporter permease: MSTTTALPAADNGTQVPATAAPGTLRGDPRGRERAAWLLAAVVVLVLLTGTSLAVGARDVPPGTVWQALTAFDPLNGDHAVVHARIPRTVLGLLAGGALGLAGAAMQGVARNPLADPGIIGVNAGAALAVVAGIYLFGVTTFTGHIWFAFTGAAAAAIVVYLIASLGREGATPVKLALAGAALSAGLSSLMNVILVSSQDTLDRFRFWQVGGIAGRDWSVLLPGLPFVAAGALVVLLAGRTLNSLALGDDVARGLGQRVGLSRAVVALGVVLLCGTATALAGPIGFVGLVVPHAVRFLAGPDYRWILPLSLVAAPALLLGADIVGRVVLLPGEIPAGIMTALIGAPVFVWLVRRGKGAGL, from the coding sequence ATGAGTACGACGACGGCGCTTCCGGCAGCGGACAACGGCACCCAGGTGCCGGCCACGGCAGCCCCCGGCACCCTCCGGGGTGATCCTCGGGGAAGGGAACGGGCCGCCTGGCTGCTGGCCGCCGTCGTCGTGCTGGTGCTCCTCACCGGCACATCGCTGGCCGTGGGCGCCCGTGACGTTCCCCCCGGCACCGTGTGGCAGGCACTCACGGCGTTCGATCCCCTCAACGGGGACCACGCCGTGGTGCACGCCCGCATCCCGCGGACCGTCCTGGGCCTGCTGGCCGGCGGCGCGCTGGGCCTGGCCGGTGCAGCGATGCAGGGTGTTGCCCGGAATCCGCTGGCCGATCCCGGCATCATCGGAGTCAACGCCGGGGCAGCGCTGGCGGTAGTCGCCGGAATCTACCTGTTCGGCGTCACCACCTTCACCGGCCACATCTGGTTCGCGTTCACGGGGGCCGCCGCGGCCGCCATCGTGGTGTACCTCATCGCCTCGCTGGGCCGGGAGGGTGCAACGCCGGTGAAGCTCGCGCTGGCCGGAGCAGCCTTGAGCGCCGGACTGTCTTCGCTCATGAACGTCATCCTGGTCTCCAGCCAGGACACCCTTGACCGGTTCCGCTTCTGGCAGGTGGGCGGCATCGCGGGCCGTGACTGGTCGGTGCTGCTGCCCGGACTGCCGTTCGTGGCGGCCGGTGCGCTGGTGGTGCTGCTGGCCGGGCGGACCCTCAACAGCCTTGCCTTGGGGGACGACGTTGCCCGCGGACTGGGCCAACGCGTGGGGCTGTCCCGCGCCGTGGTGGCCCTGGGCGTGGTCCTGCTGTGCGGCACGGCCACCGCGCTGGCGGGGCCCATCGGGTTCGTGGGCCTGGTGGTGCCGCACGCCGTCCGCTTCCTCGCCGGCCCGGACTACCGCTGGATCCTGCCGTTGTCCCTGGTGGCCGCCCCGGCGCTGCTGCTGGGTGCGGACATCGTTGGCCGGGTGGTGCTGCTTCCCGGTGAGATCCCCGCGGGCATCATGACCGCCCTGATCGGCGCCCCCGTGTTCGTATGGCTGGTCCGCCGCGGGAAAGGAGCCGGGCTATGA
- a CDS encoding iron-siderophore ABC transporter substrate-binding protein encodes MTFPLLPGPSPTRRMLFSSAGKAAAVLAAATLTLSACSTGPATTVADAGSSSNSTAFPVTIDHVYGSTTIEKQPTRVATVSWVNDDVAIALGVVPVGVPRNEWGGNGKGSTPWKDAALEKLGAGFGSAKAPAQYSEADGINFTEIAKLSPDVILAAYSGLTAEDYKKLSEIAPVVAHPDVAYGTSWQDATTIIGKALGKEAEASKLVSDTESTVKDKVARFPQIQGKSFIYGNLEPAKGDGVNVYTANDNRPRFLSEIGMTLAPVVADNSKGSREFYIPWSAEKANELQSDIFITWVPDASTADAIKADPLLGQIPAIKNGALVADSDNTLTLSISASSPLSLPWSLDAFLPQLATAADAVK; translated from the coding sequence GTGACGTTCCCCCTCTTGCCCGGCCCTTCGCCCACCCGCCGCATGCTGTTCTCCTCGGCCGGCAAAGCTGCCGCGGTGCTGGCTGCGGCGACCCTCACGCTGTCTGCATGCAGCACGGGTCCCGCCACCACGGTTGCCGATGCAGGCAGTTCCAGCAACAGCACCGCGTTCCCGGTCACCATCGATCACGTGTACGGCAGCACCACCATCGAGAAGCAGCCCACCCGGGTTGCCACCGTGTCCTGGGTGAACGATGACGTCGCCATCGCGCTGGGCGTGGTCCCGGTAGGCGTCCCCAGGAACGAGTGGGGCGGCAATGGCAAGGGCTCCACCCCCTGGAAGGACGCAGCGCTCGAAAAGCTGGGCGCCGGGTTCGGTTCGGCCAAGGCTCCCGCCCAGTACTCGGAGGCCGACGGGATCAACTTCACCGAGATTGCCAAGCTCAGCCCGGACGTCATCCTCGCCGCCTATTCGGGCCTCACGGCGGAGGACTACAAGAAACTCAGCGAAATCGCCCCCGTGGTGGCCCACCCGGACGTCGCCTACGGAACCTCCTGGCAGGACGCCACCACCATCATCGGCAAGGCCCTGGGCAAGGAGGCCGAAGCTTCCAAACTGGTTTCCGACACCGAATCGACCGTCAAGGACAAGGTGGCCCGGTTCCCGCAGATCCAGGGCAAGAGCTTTATCTACGGCAACCTGGAGCCCGCCAAGGGCGACGGCGTGAACGTCTACACCGCCAACGACAACCGCCCCCGCTTCCTTAGTGAAATCGGCATGACCCTGGCCCCGGTGGTGGCGGACAACTCCAAGGGCTCCAGGGAGTTCTACATTCCGTGGTCCGCCGAAAAGGCCAACGAACTGCAGTCAGACATCTTCATCACCTGGGTTCCGGATGCCTCCACCGCCGACGCGATCAAGGCGGACCCGCTCCTGGGCCAGATCCCGGCCATCAAAAACGGCGCCCTGGTGGCCGATTCCGACAACACGCTGACCCTGTCCATCTCGGCATCATCACCCCTGAGCCTCCCGTGGTCCCTGGACGCGTTCCTCCCGCAGCTGGCCACGGCAGCGGACGCAGTGAAGTAG
- a CDS encoding FBP domain-containing protein, giving the protein MQSVTPQEIRSSFVNASRSEAAKLTLPKNFDSLDWDRLEFLGWRDEKMPLRGYMVVPGRKGLTGIMLRAPEGGAKKNRSVLCELCRDVLSKEDVLLWVAKRAGQSGRNGNTVGTLICADFVCCGNVRREPPANEINPDPAAVVERQIQGLHDRTAQFLGRVQGT; this is encoded by the coding sequence ATGCAATCAGTCACGCCCCAGGAAATCCGTTCATCCTTCGTCAATGCCAGCCGCTCGGAAGCCGCAAAGCTCACACTGCCCAAAAACTTCGACTCCCTCGACTGGGACCGCCTGGAGTTCCTGGGCTGGCGGGACGAGAAGATGCCGCTGCGCGGTTACATGGTGGTTCCGGGACGAAAGGGCCTCACCGGGATCATGCTCCGGGCACCCGAGGGAGGGGCCAAAAAGAACCGGTCGGTGCTGTGTGAGCTCTGCCGGGATGTGCTGTCCAAGGAGGACGTCCTGCTCTGGGTCGCCAAGCGGGCGGGCCAGTCCGGGCGGAACGGCAATACCGTCGGTACCCTGATCTGCGCCGACTTCGTGTGCTGTGGCAACGTCCGCAGGGAGCCGCCTGCCAATGAGATCAATCCTGATCCCGCCGCTGTGGTGGAACGCCAGATCCAGGGGCTGCATGACCGCACGGCGCAGTTCCTTGGGCGCGTTCAGGGCACATAG
- a CDS encoding ATP-binding protein, which yields MTIASMLPLGDVTNPGQMRLALVQVVNWGTFHGAHTMHVDRNGTLLTGNSGVGKSTLFDAMLRVFDARPRSNEAAAQRSGGAVEDKRTTFTYMRGKVGDKAVGEGSASAFQRPGATWSAVALTFDNAAGTRVTVSALFDLPKNGTESSVGRFYLIDNVPLDLEAVEGIADKRFAKGALEALFPHAQVFDVHKAFAERFRRLLGISSDQALPLLRVIQAGKGLGGSVNTFFRDQVLDAPATLAAADDVVEEFSNLMSIRQRLEDVRQQRDQLAPVPGLNREYAQSLLDANRLRELVGGEFEAYKQQLAVTVHQKTLVRFRGLAQAKAKELGAERAVRDGFAKDLRELEADYNNQGGNAISAIEQSLENARVGLKLRQQVEGAAQQALADAGLQLEWSAAGWERAHEQAAARSAELKDDSQALQELRFEAFDAHAARKRELAAAEQELVSLKTRKSLLPPSSIENRAAIAAATGIPEDRMPFAGELMDLAEGEERWRPAAERALRNLATTLLVPGEHFGAVTRYLNGHNVRGALRAVDVSKPLAGGALAVEDARDGDLLTKLDILASGAAAEAGEWVRERIALDFAYPCVEDPDELAALDKGLSLGGVVKRNRHTVEKDDRFTSRQDYVLGFDNAAKLELVAGQVEDLRQEVAKAAELAQSREDSHQGMSRQLDALRRIAEDDRPWEQVSAAVAADELARIEQRLKDALAAQADLEPLRATIEDVRQKHQSSTESAAVLQSEYKALDRQLTAADTLLEAARDRLAQGPPSDATAKALEPYFADFGDITEMHELDNLANRVRTALLGELHTAESRGQATAERLTRIFEGFVREWGSAISADHGTSIGAAGEFEARYHAIVNDGLPAQEAEFRQFFNQRTHESFSTLLHLLDEERRSITSRILPLNGILSQVNFHEGSYLELDIKQTLPSTAKQFKDAIQNALKARHTRPVKSDAGRAEGSGAEGDDDGELTARYKSLETLVKRLGSQAPEDRRWRAEVLDVRGHLFIQCKEHREVTGPRGGKKTEVFMHADTGSMSGGERQRFTAFIMAAALSYQLGIAEQGFTTYGTVMMDEAFVLASEEFAGAGIKALHEFGFQLLLAAPENVIDLSRHLGSVTEILRDRRTNRSGVLTAPVIRPRAGEEGAWRSEANPVDIVLR from the coding sequence GTTCGGGTGGCGCCGTGGAGGACAAGCGGACCACTTTCACGTACATGCGCGGCAAAGTGGGGGACAAGGCCGTGGGGGAGGGCTCGGCGAGTGCTTTCCAGCGCCCGGGTGCCACCTGGTCCGCCGTCGCGCTGACGTTCGATAACGCCGCCGGCACGCGGGTGACGGTGTCGGCGCTGTTCGACCTGCCGAAGAACGGGACCGAGTCCAGCGTGGGCCGGTTCTACCTGATTGACAACGTGCCGCTGGACCTGGAAGCCGTGGAGGGCATCGCGGACAAGCGCTTCGCCAAGGGCGCCCTGGAGGCGCTCTTCCCGCACGCCCAGGTTTTCGACGTGCACAAGGCATTCGCGGAGCGGTTCCGGCGCCTCCTGGGGATCAGCTCGGACCAGGCGCTGCCCCTGCTGCGCGTCATCCAGGCAGGCAAGGGGCTGGGCGGCAGCGTCAACACCTTCTTCCGCGACCAGGTCCTTGACGCGCCGGCAACGCTGGCCGCCGCGGACGATGTGGTGGAGGAGTTCAGCAACCTGATGTCCATCCGCCAGCGGCTGGAAGACGTGCGGCAGCAGCGGGACCAGCTGGCGCCGGTTCCTGGCCTGAACCGGGAGTACGCGCAGTCGCTGCTGGACGCCAACCGGCTCCGGGAGCTTGTAGGCGGGGAATTCGAGGCGTACAAGCAGCAGCTCGCCGTCACGGTGCACCAGAAGACGCTGGTCCGTTTCCGCGGGCTGGCGCAGGCAAAGGCCAAGGAGCTGGGTGCCGAGCGTGCAGTCAGGGACGGTTTTGCCAAGGACTTGCGGGAGCTGGAGGCCGACTACAACAACCAGGGCGGCAACGCGATTTCCGCGATCGAGCAGTCCCTCGAGAACGCCCGGGTTGGCCTGAAGCTCCGCCAACAGGTGGAGGGGGCAGCCCAGCAGGCACTGGCCGACGCCGGCCTGCAACTTGAGTGGAGCGCTGCCGGCTGGGAGCGGGCGCACGAGCAGGCGGCGGCCCGGTCGGCCGAGCTGAAGGATGATTCCCAGGCCCTGCAGGAGCTCAGGTTCGAGGCCTTCGACGCGCACGCTGCCCGGAAACGCGAACTGGCGGCGGCTGAGCAGGAACTCGTCTCACTGAAGACGCGCAAATCCCTGCTGCCGCCGTCGAGCATTGAAAACCGCGCCGCGATTGCTGCCGCCACCGGCATCCCCGAGGACCGCATGCCCTTCGCCGGTGAGCTTATGGACCTCGCTGAGGGTGAGGAACGGTGGCGCCCAGCTGCCGAGCGCGCGCTCCGCAACCTGGCCACCACCCTGCTGGTTCCGGGCGAGCACTTCGGCGCCGTGACCCGCTACCTCAATGGCCACAACGTCCGCGGCGCGCTGCGGGCAGTGGATGTCTCCAAGCCGCTCGCCGGCGGCGCGCTCGCCGTGGAGGACGCGCGCGACGGCGACCTGCTGACCAAGCTGGACATCCTTGCCTCGGGTGCGGCTGCTGAGGCAGGGGAATGGGTCCGCGAGCGGATCGCCCTGGACTTCGCGTACCCCTGCGTGGAGGACCCTGACGAACTGGCGGCCCTCGACAAGGGCCTCAGCCTGGGCGGCGTGGTCAAGCGCAACCGGCACACGGTGGAGAAGGACGACCGCTTCACGAGCCGCCAGGATTACGTGCTGGGCTTCGACAACGCGGCCAAGCTGGAGCTCGTGGCCGGGCAGGTGGAGGACCTCCGGCAGGAAGTGGCCAAGGCCGCTGAGCTGGCCCAGAGCCGCGAGGACTCGCACCAGGGCATGAGCAGGCAGCTCGACGCCCTGCGCCGGATCGCCGAAGACGACCGCCCCTGGGAACAGGTGTCCGCCGCGGTTGCCGCCGACGAGCTGGCCCGGATCGAGCAACGGCTCAAGGACGCCCTTGCTGCCCAGGCTGACCTGGAGCCGCTCCGGGCCACCATCGAGGACGTCCGGCAGAAGCACCAGTCCAGCACCGAGTCCGCCGCGGTCCTGCAAAGCGAATACAAGGCACTCGACCGCCAGCTGACGGCCGCCGACACCCTGCTGGAAGCCGCGCGCGACCGCCTGGCCCAGGGGCCGCCGTCGGACGCCACCGCCAAGGCCCTGGAACCCTACTTCGCCGACTTCGGCGACATCACGGAAATGCACGAACTGGACAACCTGGCCAACCGGGTCCGGACCGCGCTGCTGGGTGAACTGCACACCGCGGAGTCCCGGGGACAGGCGACGGCCGAGCGGCTGACCCGCATTTTCGAAGGCTTCGTGCGCGAGTGGGGCAGCGCCATCTCGGCCGACCACGGCACCAGCATCGGTGCGGCAGGCGAGTTTGAGGCGCGCTACCACGCAATCGTCAACGACGGCCTGCCCGCGCAGGAGGCGGAATTCCGCCAGTTCTTCAACCAGCGCACGCACGAATCCTTCAGCACCCTGCTGCACCTGCTGGACGAGGAACGCCGCTCCATCACCAGCCGCATCCTGCCCCTTAACGGCATCCTTTCGCAGGTGAACTTCCACGAGGGCAGCTACCTGGAACTGGACATCAAGCAGACGCTGCCATCCACGGCAAAGCAGTTCAAGGACGCCATCCAGAACGCCCTGAAGGCCCGCCACACGCGGCCGGTGAAGTCCGACGCCGGCCGGGCAGAAGGTTCCGGCGCTGAAGGGGACGACGACGGCGAGCTTACCGCCCGCTACAAGTCCCTGGAAACCCTGGTCAAGCGGCTCGGTTCCCAGGCGCCCGAGGACCGGCGCTGGCGTGCCGAGGTGCTGGACGTGCGCGGGCACTTGTTCATCCAGTGCAAAGAGCACCGGGAAGTCACCGGTCCGCGAGGCGGCAAGAAGACCGAAGTGTTCATGCACGCCGACACCGGCTCCATGTCCGGCGGCGAGCGCCAGCGGTTCACGGCGTTCATCATGGCCGCGGCCCTGAGCTACCAGCTGGGCATCGCCGAGCAGGGCTTCACCACCTACGGCACCGTGATGATGGACGAGGCTTTTGTGCTCGCCTCGGAGGAGTTCGCCGGCGCCGGAATCAAGGCGCTGCACGAGTTCGGCTTCCAGCTGCTGCTCGCGGCTCCGGAGAACGTGATCGACCTGTCCCGCCACCTGGGCTCGGTCACGGAGATCCTCCGCGACCGGCGCACCAACCGCTCCGGGGTCCTCACCGCGCCGGTGATCCGTCCCCGCGCCGGCGAGGAGGGCGCCTGGCGGTCGGAGGCGAACCCGGTGGATATCGTCCTGCGCTAA